From the genome of Lotus japonicus ecotype B-129 chromosome 6, LjGifu_v1.2, one region includes:
- the LOC130725832 gene encoding protein MALE DISCOVERER 2 isoform X1, whose translation MGMRWNAFGIWFKFYVCLISAWGVRECWSLNGEGLALLEFRTRITFDPYVALANWNPNDCDPCKWFGVYCVDGEVQMLDLNGLSLKGTLAPELGRLSHLKSLVLCKNNFYGAIPKELGNLAKLELLDLRENNLSGSIPTEINSMLLLKHLLLCDNKIEGDDSQGQRRIRFPSKLLLVDDCSSPLTTLFACMNRKFGHCVCSVWQSNFKQWDKSDSLIVPIKVAIVKYLNAFVLPLFKLLDHEEKCYDLLPSSKEPDISQNIPNLVNSARRKLLAQSSNLAAAPYSGGPTIEFSSVPTSLSSGAFPAVPNDNKKKNQPPAPLHSPPHDASASHQHSTNGASKNLWKYIIIIIVVAVLVAVIIILLCIWRKRAAKIISPWKTGISGQLQKAFITGVPKLNRGELETACEDFSNIIVGFELCIIYKGTLSSGVEIAVVSTQVTSREDWTKNMETNYRKKIATLSRINHKNFINLIGYCEEEEPFTRMLVFEYAPNGNLFEHLHVREVERLDWSERMRIIMGSAYCLQYMHHDLNPPIAHTKLSSNMIFLTDDFAAKFAEVTFADIVSPPTKTTGGDSKKSDHSRVDLETNVYNFGVLLLEIISGKLPYSEEQGNLVNWAADYLNDKRSISYLIDPSLKSFKDNELDVICEVIRDCIQPDPRLRPTMREIASKLRGVLGVSPEQAVPRLSPLWWAELEILSVEAT comes from the exons ATGGGAATGAGATGGAACGCATTTGGAATTTGGTTCAAGTTTTATGTTTGCTTGATTTCTGCGTGGGGAGTCCGAGAGTGTTGGTCTCTTAATGGTGAAG GATTGGCTTTATTAGAGTTCCGGACAAGAATCACTTTTGATCCTTATGTTGCTTTGGCAAATTGGAATCCAAATGATTGTGACCCCTGCAAGTGGTTTGGTGTTTATTGTGTCGATGGTGAAGTGCAAATGCT GGACCTAAACGGGCTATCTTTGAAAGGGACATTAGCTCCTGAGCTTGGGAGGCTTAGTCACTTAAAATCTCT TGTGTTATGCAAGAATAACTTTTACGGTGCCATTCCCAAAGAGCTTGGAAATCTAGCCAAGCTGGAGTTGTTGGATTTAAGGGAGAATAACTTGTCAGGAAGCATCCCAACTGAAATTAACAGCATGTTATTGCTAAAACACCT GCTGCTTTGTGACAATAAAATTGAAGGCGATGATTCTCAAGGTCAAAGAAGAATCAGATTTCCCTCTAAATTGCTACTTGTTGACGATTGTTCATCACCTTTGACAACTTTATTTGCTTGCATGAATAGAAAGTTTGGACACTG CGTATGCAGTGTGTGGCAGAGCAACTTCAAGCAATGGGACAAATCAGATTCATTGATAGTTCCAATTAAAGTAGCAATTGTGAAATACCTCAACGCCTTTGTGCTGCCACT GTTCAAGTTGCTCGACCATGAAGAGAAATGTTATGACCTTCTGCCTA GTTCTAAAGAGCCAGATATTTCCCAGAACATACCAAATCTTGTCAATTCTGCACGTCGAAAGTTACTTGCTCAGTCCAGTAACCTTGCAGCTGCGCCTTATAGTGGTGGACCTACAATAGAGTTCAGTTCTGTTCCAACTAGCCTGAGTAGTGGAGCTTTTCCAGCTGTGCCAAATGACAATAAGAAGAAGAATCAGCCACCTGCACCACTGCATTCACCTCCACATGATGCTTCTGCAAGTCACCAACATTCTACCAATGGTGCTTCTAAAAATTTGTGGAAgtatataataattattattgttgtagCTGTGTTGGTCGCTGTTATCATAATTCTTCTTTGCATTTGGCGAAAACGAGCGGCAAAGATCATATCCCCTTGGAAGACAGGAATAAGTGGACAGCTGCAGAAAGCATTTATAACAG GGGTCCCCAAGTTGAATAGAGGAGAACTAGAGACAGCATGTGAGGATTTTAGCAATATCATTGTTGGTTTTGAACTTTGCATCATATACAAAGGAACACTGTCCAGTGGAGTCGAGATTGCTGTGGTTTCTACTCAAGTTACTTCTCGCGAAGATTGGACAAAGAACATGGAGACGAACTACCGAAAAAAG ATTGCTACTTTATCCCGCATAAACCATAAGAACTTCATCAATCTTATTGGATACTGTGAGGAAGAAGAACCATTCACAAGGATGCTGGTGTTTGAGTATGCTCCAAATGGAAACTTATTTGAGCATTTGCATG TAAGGGAAGTTGAACGTCTTGATTGGAGTGAAAGGATGAGGATTATCATGGGCAGTGCTTATTGTCTTCAGTACATGCACCATGATCTAAATCCACCAATAGCTCATACCAAACTTTCTTCAAATATGATATTCTTAACAGATGATTTCGCCGCTAAG TTTGCAGAGGTCACCTTTGCAGATATTGTATCACCACCAACCAAGACAACAGGGGGTGATTCAAAGAAATCTGATCATTCCCGTGTTGATCTAGAAACCAATGTCTACAACTTTGGAGTATTGCTGCTTGAAATCATTTCTGGAAAATTGCCTTACTCTGAAGAACAAGGCAATCTTGTGAACTGG GCTGCTGATTACTTGAACGACAAGCGAAGCATTAGCTATTTGATTGATCCCAGCCTGAAATCTTTCAAGGATAATGAACTTGATGTTATATGTGAGGTGATCCGAGATTGTATCCAACCTGATCCAAGGCTAAGACCCACAATGAGAGAGATAGCTTCCAAGTTGAGGGGAGTACTTGGTGTGTCACCGGAGCAAGCGGTCCCGAGACTTTCTCCGCTGTGGTGGGCTGAACTGGAGATCTTGTCAGTGGAGGCCACTTGA
- the LOC130725832 gene encoding protein MALE DISCOVERER 2 isoform X3, with product MLLWQIGIQMIVTPASGLVFIVSMVKCKCCKFLWDLNGLSLKGTLAPELGRLSHLKSLVLCKNNFYGAIPKELGNLAKLELLDLRENNLSGSIPTEINSMLLLKHLLLCDNKIEGDDSQGQRRIRFPSKLLLVDDCSSPLTTLFACMNRKFGHCVCSVWQSNFKQWDKSDSLIVPIKVAIVKYLNAFVLPLFKLLDHEEKCYDLLPSSKEPDISQNIPNLVNSARRKLLAQSSNLAAAPYSGGPTIEFSSVPTSLSSGAFPAVPNDNKKKNQPPAPLHSPPHDASASHQHSTNGASKNLWKYIIIIIVVAVLVAVIIILLCIWRKRAAKIISPWKTGISGQLQKAFITGVPKLNRGELETACEDFSNIIVGFELCIIYKGTLSSGVEIAVVSTQVTSREDWTKNMETNYRKKIATLSRINHKNFINLIGYCEEEEPFTRMLVFEYAPNGNLFEHLHVREVERLDWSERMRIIMGSAYCLQYMHHDLNPPIAHTKLSSNMIFLTDDFAAKFAEVTFADIVSPPTKTTGGDSKKSDHSRVDLETNVYNFGVLLLEIISGKLPYSEEQGNLVNWAADYLNDKRSISYLIDPSLKSFKDNELDVICEVIRDCIQPDPRLRPTMREIASKLRGVLGVSPEQAVPRLSPLWWAELEILSVEAT from the exons ATGTTGCTTTGGCAAATTGGAATCCAAATGATTGTGACCCCTGCAAGTGGTTTGGTGTTTATTGTGTCGATGGTGAAGTGCAAATGCTGTAAGTTCCTTTG GGACCTAAACGGGCTATCTTTGAAAGGGACATTAGCTCCTGAGCTTGGGAGGCTTAGTCACTTAAAATCTCT TGTGTTATGCAAGAATAACTTTTACGGTGCCATTCCCAAAGAGCTTGGAAATCTAGCCAAGCTGGAGTTGTTGGATTTAAGGGAGAATAACTTGTCAGGAAGCATCCCAACTGAAATTAACAGCATGTTATTGCTAAAACACCT GCTGCTTTGTGACAATAAAATTGAAGGCGATGATTCTCAAGGTCAAAGAAGAATCAGATTTCCCTCTAAATTGCTACTTGTTGACGATTGTTCATCACCTTTGACAACTTTATTTGCTTGCATGAATAGAAAGTTTGGACACTG CGTATGCAGTGTGTGGCAGAGCAACTTCAAGCAATGGGACAAATCAGATTCATTGATAGTTCCAATTAAAGTAGCAATTGTGAAATACCTCAACGCCTTTGTGCTGCCACT GTTCAAGTTGCTCGACCATGAAGAGAAATGTTATGACCTTCTGCCTA GTTCTAAAGAGCCAGATATTTCCCAGAACATACCAAATCTTGTCAATTCTGCACGTCGAAAGTTACTTGCTCAGTCCAGTAACCTTGCAGCTGCGCCTTATAGTGGTGGACCTACAATAGAGTTCAGTTCTGTTCCAACTAGCCTGAGTAGTGGAGCTTTTCCAGCTGTGCCAAATGACAATAAGAAGAAGAATCAGCCACCTGCACCACTGCATTCACCTCCACATGATGCTTCTGCAAGTCACCAACATTCTACCAATGGTGCTTCTAAAAATTTGTGGAAgtatataataattattattgttgtagCTGTGTTGGTCGCTGTTATCATAATTCTTCTTTGCATTTGGCGAAAACGAGCGGCAAAGATCATATCCCCTTGGAAGACAGGAATAAGTGGACAGCTGCAGAAAGCATTTATAACAG GGGTCCCCAAGTTGAATAGAGGAGAACTAGAGACAGCATGTGAGGATTTTAGCAATATCATTGTTGGTTTTGAACTTTGCATCATATACAAAGGAACACTGTCCAGTGGAGTCGAGATTGCTGTGGTTTCTACTCAAGTTACTTCTCGCGAAGATTGGACAAAGAACATGGAGACGAACTACCGAAAAAAG ATTGCTACTTTATCCCGCATAAACCATAAGAACTTCATCAATCTTATTGGATACTGTGAGGAAGAAGAACCATTCACAAGGATGCTGGTGTTTGAGTATGCTCCAAATGGAAACTTATTTGAGCATTTGCATG TAAGGGAAGTTGAACGTCTTGATTGGAGTGAAAGGATGAGGATTATCATGGGCAGTGCTTATTGTCTTCAGTACATGCACCATGATCTAAATCCACCAATAGCTCATACCAAACTTTCTTCAAATATGATATTCTTAACAGATGATTTCGCCGCTAAG TTTGCAGAGGTCACCTTTGCAGATATTGTATCACCACCAACCAAGACAACAGGGGGTGATTCAAAGAAATCTGATCATTCCCGTGTTGATCTAGAAACCAATGTCTACAACTTTGGAGTATTGCTGCTTGAAATCATTTCTGGAAAATTGCCTTACTCTGAAGAACAAGGCAATCTTGTGAACTGG GCTGCTGATTACTTGAACGACAAGCGAAGCATTAGCTATTTGATTGATCCCAGCCTGAAATCTTTCAAGGATAATGAACTTGATGTTATATGTGAGGTGATCCGAGATTGTATCCAACCTGATCCAAGGCTAAGACCCACAATGAGAGAGATAGCTTCCAAGTTGAGGGGAGTACTTGGTGTGTCACCGGAGCAAGCGGTCCCGAGACTTTCTCCGCTGTGGTGGGCTGAACTGGAGATCTTGTCAGTGGAGGCCACTTGA
- the LOC130725832 gene encoding protein MALE DISCOVERER 2 isoform X2 produces the protein MGMRWNAFGIWFKFYVCLISAWGVRECWSLNGEGLALLEFRTRITFDPYVALANWNPNDCDPCKWFGVYCVDGEVQMLDLNGLSLKGTLAPELGRLSHLKSLVLCKNNFYGAIPKELGNLAKLELLDLRENNLSGSIPTEINSMLLLKHLLLCDNKIEGDDSQGQRRIRFPSKLLLVDDCSSPLTTLFACMNRKFGHCVWQSNFKQWDKSDSLIVPIKVAIVKYLNAFVLPLFKLLDHEEKCYDLLPSSKEPDISQNIPNLVNSARRKLLAQSSNLAAAPYSGGPTIEFSSVPTSLSSGAFPAVPNDNKKKNQPPAPLHSPPHDASASHQHSTNGASKNLWKYIIIIIVVAVLVAVIIILLCIWRKRAAKIISPWKTGISGQLQKAFITGVPKLNRGELETACEDFSNIIVGFELCIIYKGTLSSGVEIAVVSTQVTSREDWTKNMETNYRKKIATLSRINHKNFINLIGYCEEEEPFTRMLVFEYAPNGNLFEHLHVREVERLDWSERMRIIMGSAYCLQYMHHDLNPPIAHTKLSSNMIFLTDDFAAKFAEVTFADIVSPPTKTTGGDSKKSDHSRVDLETNVYNFGVLLLEIISGKLPYSEEQGNLVNWAADYLNDKRSISYLIDPSLKSFKDNELDVICEVIRDCIQPDPRLRPTMREIASKLRGVLGVSPEQAVPRLSPLWWAELEILSVEAT, from the exons ATGGGAATGAGATGGAACGCATTTGGAATTTGGTTCAAGTTTTATGTTTGCTTGATTTCTGCGTGGGGAGTCCGAGAGTGTTGGTCTCTTAATGGTGAAG GATTGGCTTTATTAGAGTTCCGGACAAGAATCACTTTTGATCCTTATGTTGCTTTGGCAAATTGGAATCCAAATGATTGTGACCCCTGCAAGTGGTTTGGTGTTTATTGTGTCGATGGTGAAGTGCAAATGCT GGACCTAAACGGGCTATCTTTGAAAGGGACATTAGCTCCTGAGCTTGGGAGGCTTAGTCACTTAAAATCTCT TGTGTTATGCAAGAATAACTTTTACGGTGCCATTCCCAAAGAGCTTGGAAATCTAGCCAAGCTGGAGTTGTTGGATTTAAGGGAGAATAACTTGTCAGGAAGCATCCCAACTGAAATTAACAGCATGTTATTGCTAAAACACCT GCTGCTTTGTGACAATAAAATTGAAGGCGATGATTCTCAAGGTCAAAGAAGAATCAGATTTCCCTCTAAATTGCTACTTGTTGACGATTGTTCATCACCTTTGACAACTTTATTTGCTTGCATGAATAGAAAGTTTGGACACTG TGTGTGGCAGAGCAACTTCAAGCAATGGGACAAATCAGATTCATTGATAGTTCCAATTAAAGTAGCAATTGTGAAATACCTCAACGCCTTTGTGCTGCCACT GTTCAAGTTGCTCGACCATGAAGAGAAATGTTATGACCTTCTGCCTA GTTCTAAAGAGCCAGATATTTCCCAGAACATACCAAATCTTGTCAATTCTGCACGTCGAAAGTTACTTGCTCAGTCCAGTAACCTTGCAGCTGCGCCTTATAGTGGTGGACCTACAATAGAGTTCAGTTCTGTTCCAACTAGCCTGAGTAGTGGAGCTTTTCCAGCTGTGCCAAATGACAATAAGAAGAAGAATCAGCCACCTGCACCACTGCATTCACCTCCACATGATGCTTCTGCAAGTCACCAACATTCTACCAATGGTGCTTCTAAAAATTTGTGGAAgtatataataattattattgttgtagCTGTGTTGGTCGCTGTTATCATAATTCTTCTTTGCATTTGGCGAAAACGAGCGGCAAAGATCATATCCCCTTGGAAGACAGGAATAAGTGGACAGCTGCAGAAAGCATTTATAACAG GGGTCCCCAAGTTGAATAGAGGAGAACTAGAGACAGCATGTGAGGATTTTAGCAATATCATTGTTGGTTTTGAACTTTGCATCATATACAAAGGAACACTGTCCAGTGGAGTCGAGATTGCTGTGGTTTCTACTCAAGTTACTTCTCGCGAAGATTGGACAAAGAACATGGAGACGAACTACCGAAAAAAG ATTGCTACTTTATCCCGCATAAACCATAAGAACTTCATCAATCTTATTGGATACTGTGAGGAAGAAGAACCATTCACAAGGATGCTGGTGTTTGAGTATGCTCCAAATGGAAACTTATTTGAGCATTTGCATG TAAGGGAAGTTGAACGTCTTGATTGGAGTGAAAGGATGAGGATTATCATGGGCAGTGCTTATTGTCTTCAGTACATGCACCATGATCTAAATCCACCAATAGCTCATACCAAACTTTCTTCAAATATGATATTCTTAACAGATGATTTCGCCGCTAAG TTTGCAGAGGTCACCTTTGCAGATATTGTATCACCACCAACCAAGACAACAGGGGGTGATTCAAAGAAATCTGATCATTCCCGTGTTGATCTAGAAACCAATGTCTACAACTTTGGAGTATTGCTGCTTGAAATCATTTCTGGAAAATTGCCTTACTCTGAAGAACAAGGCAATCTTGTGAACTGG GCTGCTGATTACTTGAACGACAAGCGAAGCATTAGCTATTTGATTGATCCCAGCCTGAAATCTTTCAAGGATAATGAACTTGATGTTATATGTGAGGTGATCCGAGATTGTATCCAACCTGATCCAAGGCTAAGACCCACAATGAGAGAGATAGCTTCCAAGTTGAGGGGAGTACTTGGTGTGTCACCGGAGCAAGCGGTCCCGAGACTTTCTCCGCTGTGGTGGGCTGAACTGGAGATCTTGTCAGTGGAGGCCACTTGA